A window of the Lolium perenne isolate Kyuss_39 chromosome 7, Kyuss_2.0, whole genome shotgun sequence genome harbors these coding sequences:
- the LOC127315946 gene encoding uncharacterized protein, protein MAAEHAETGDGMGQSPGPLPWPASAAAREPNQNHSRIAAAPPLHQEITTIQIGNQQPPRLREPSDLGRSSSEPIGKASRYVNGDKGISGDLVISCDGRILMEAKAYDDINEKSYLLHEVLPAATRDNGQNDEKGELIKSDKLMLDLNKYILLLATLVATVTYAAAFSPPGGVWQETDTSMDRLAGDSIIRATNPRRYLSFYYCNATAFASSLVVIVLVLSLALLHEKKNYLINVRPLQAFMVLDLLSLMGAYAAGTCRDKVTTIYSLVLVGIAVACLVVQMGVAWFSADPEVPATAANKNRATAPVSSDLHRYSQDPATAADENRATALVSSDPRRYSQDPATATDEKRLRKVLMLLATFAVSITYVAGMSTPGGFWDAGSGHSPGHAILKDSHGARLTVFLYCNTTSFVASLLIIVVLLDTRKPRLYLAYGCITAALISLVGAYTAGSCRETDTTVYVSSLVGAVLVFIILLQVAVAKGWSQTVRKICFWEEIEQLHGWVSGKLEAKTQGSDNDRKAADKASSLVLLLATLAATITYQAGLSPPGGVWPDNRDGHMAGDPILLTTNARRFKAFFYCNSIAFVASLVAIILVQSKQLRKTHVLEAAMILDLFGLIGAYAAGSCRDVSSSIYAMALAGAVLVYVVIHVVFFTLNHADTITQEEMDLVEKRRKGLLLFAVLAATITYQAGLTPPGGFRLEDDGGSSGHYAGDPVLLYNSTRRYTAFFYCNSVSFMLSMALIILLVNRHLYRPAIRSYALAICTAAGMFCLMGAYAAGSTQHLKTSIYIFVLMAAVIFVIVAMIPLFLGEKRDDTGSQREKKKKRDGETEEEKKKSEEAKEKHAKRKYLMLLGILVASVTYQAGLSPPGGSWQTDSDWYRAGNPVLHDNRRPRYLAFFYSNSASFVASIVVIVLLLLPEQWRDKKVLSLKVMTTAIFLDLLALLGAYAAGSSRGWKTSMYVVALIAAVLAYVAIHIILALSCPHQQQSSSVHVDASQSPEQTNRGFQTQCAQCAQCALQSQEQTNGGIQLV, encoded by the exons ATGGCTGCCGAGCACGCCGAAACTGGAGATGGAATGGGTCAAAGCCcagggcccctgccctggcccgcAAGCGCGGCGGCCAGAGAGCCCAACCAAAACCATAGCCGCATCGCCGCCGCACCGCCGCTGCACCAGGAGATCACCACCATCCAGATCGGCAACCAGCAGCCCCCAAGGCTGCGGGAGCCCTCAGATCTGGGGCGGAG TTCATCTGAACCGATAGGGAAGGCATCTAGATATGTTAATGGAGACAAGGGGATTAGTGGTGACCTTGTCATCTCTTGCGATGGTCGTATTCTAATGGAAGCCAAAGCATATGATGATATCAACGAAAAGTCATATTtactccatgaagttttgcca GCAGCAACACGCGACAACGGCCAAAACGATGAGAAGGGGGAGCTGATCAAGAGCGACAAGCTCATGCTGGACCTGAACAAGTATATCCTGCTGTTGGCGACGCTGGTGGCGACGGTGACGTATGCGGCGGCGTTCAGCCCGCCAGGCGGTGTCTGGCAGGAGACAGACACCTCCATGgaccgcctcgccggcgactCCATCATCCGGGCAACCAACCCCCGCCGGTACCTGTCGTTCTACTACTGCAACGCCACCGCGTTCGCGTCGTCGCTCGTGGTCATCGTCCTCGTCCTCTCCCTCGCCCTCCTGCATGAGAAGAAGAACTACTTGATCAACGTCAGGCCGCTACAGGCTTTCATGGTGCTGGACCTGCTGAGCTTAATGGGGGCCTACGCCGCTGGCACCTGCCGGGACAAGGTCACCACCATCTACTCCTTGGTGCTGGTGGGTATCGCCGTCGCCTGCCTCGTTGTCCAGATGGGGGTGGCATGGTTCTCGGCGGATCCAGAGGTCCCCGCTACCGCAGCCAACAAGAACCGTGCTACCGCACCGGTCTCGTCGGATCTGCACCGCTACTCACAGGACCCCGCTACCGCAGCCGACGAGAACCGCGCTACCGCACTGGTCTCGTCAGATCCGCGCCGATACTCACAGGACCCTGCTACCGCAACCGACGAGAAACGGCTCCGGAAAGTACTGATGCTGCTCGCGACGTTTGCGGTGAGCATCACCTACGTTGCCGGGATGAGCACGCCGGGTGGCTTCTGGGACGCTGGAAGCGGCCACAGCCCGGGCCATGCTATCCTCAAGGATAGCCACGGGGCGCGCCTGACGGTGTTCCTGTACTGCAACACCACATCGTTCGTCGCATCGCTGCTCATCATCGTGGTGCTTCTCGACACCAGGAAGCCTCGCTTATATCTGGCATACGGCTGCATCACCGCCGCGCTGATCAGCCTCGTCGGCGCGTACACTGCTGGCAGCTGCAGGGAGACCGACACCACAGTCTATGTCTCCAGCCTGGTTGGTGCCGTGCTGGTATTCATTATACTCCTCCAAGTTGCAGTTGCCAAAGGTTGGAGCCAAACCGTACGGAAAATTTGCTTCTGGGAGGAAATCGAACAACTCCATGGTTGGGTGTCGGGAAAGTTGGAAGCAAAAACTCAGGGGAGCGATAATGACAG GAAGGCAGCGGACAAGGCTAGCTCACTTGTTCTATTGCTGGCCACTCTGGCGGCAACCATCACTTACCAGGCGGGGCTAAGCCCGCCAGGTGGCGTTTGGCCGGATAATAGGGATGGCCACATGGCTGGCGACCCGATCCTGCTGACGACGAACGCTAGGCGGTTCAAGGCCTTCTTCTACTGCAACTCCATCGCCTTCGTGGCATCCTTGGTCGCCATCATCTTGGTCCAGAGCAAACAGCTTCGTAAGACCCACGTGCTGGAGGCAGCCATGATACTGGACTTGTTTGGCCTTATCGGTGCCTACGCCGCCGGGAGCTGCCGGGACGTAAGCAGCTCCATTTACGCCATGGCATTGGCAGGTGCTGTCCTGGTCTATGTGGTGATCCATGTCGTCTTCTTCACGTTGAACCATGCAGACACCATAACTCAAGAGGAAATGGACTTGGTGGAGAAGAGGCGCAAGGGGCTGCTCCTCTTCGCTGTCTTGGCTGCGACTATCACTTACCAAGCCGGGTTGACCCCTCCAGGCGGCTTCCGGCTCGAGGACGACGGTGGATCCAGCGGCCACTATGCAGGTGACCCGGTCCTCTTATACAACTCTACCCGCCGTTACACAGCCTTTTTCTACTGCAACTCGGTGAGCTTCATGTTGTCCATGGCCCTCATCATACTGCTCGTGAACCGGCATCTATACAGGCCGGCCATACGAAGCTATGCGCTCGCTATTTGCACGGCAGCGGGCATGTTTTGTCTGATGGGGGCCTATGCTGCCGGAAGCACTCAGCATCTCAAAACATCCATCTACATCTTCGTCCTGATGGCTGCGGTCATCTTCGTTATAGTTGCAATGATCCCATTGTTCTTGGGTGAGAAGAGAGATGACACAGGCAGTCAGcgggagaaaaagaagaagagagatggtgagacggaggaggaaaagaagaagagCGAAGAAGCAAAGGAGAAGCATGCCAAGCGCAAATACCTGATGCTCCTAGGAATCCTTGTGGCGAGTGTCACCTACCAGGCTGGTCTGAGTCCACCTGGGGGATCTTGGCAGACCGACAGTGATTGGTACCGTGCAGGCAACCCGGTCCTGCACGACAACAGGAGGCCCCGGTACCTTGCTTTCTTCTACAGCAACTCCGCCTCCTTTGTGGCGTCCATTGTTGTCATCGTGCTGTTGCTACTACCAGAACAGTGGCGGGACAAGAAGGTTCTGTCGCTCAAGGTCATGACCACGGCGATTTTCCTGGATTTGCTTGCTCTCCTAGGGGCATATGCAGCCGGCTCCAGCAGGGGGTGGAAGACGTCAATGTATGTTGTCGCACTGATCGCCGCCGTACTGGCCTACGTTGCAATCCATATAATACTGGCATTGTCATGTCCACATCAGCAACAGAGTAGCAGCGTTCATGTCGATGCCTCTCAGTCACCGGAGCAGACGAACCGGGGATTTCAGACACAATGTGCTCAGTGTGCTCAGTGTGCTCTACAGTCACAGGAGCAGACGAACGGGGGGATTCAGTTAGTATGA